From Choloepus didactylus isolate mChoDid1 chromosome 25 unlocalized genomic scaffold, mChoDid1.pri SUPER_25_unloc1, whole genome shotgun sequence, a single genomic window includes:
- the OAZ1 gene encoding LOW QUALITY PROTEIN: ornithine decarboxylase antizyme 1 (The sequence of the model RefSeq protein was modified relative to this genomic sequence to represent the inferred CDS: deleted 1 base in 1 codon) — protein sequence MVKSSLQRILNSHCFAREKEGNKSSAPVRAGRAMPLLSLHSRGGRSSERVPLERCSNLGPGPRWCSDAPHPPPKIPGGRGDSQRDHSLSAKLFYSDNRLNVTEELMSNAKTRILTVQSRLADSKDVTWRVVLSGSCLYIEIPGGALPEGSKDSFAVLLEFAEEQLHVDHVFICFHKNRDDRAALLRTFSFLGFEIVRPGHPLVPKRPDACFMAYTFERDSSAEEE from the exons ATGGTGAAATCCTCCCTGCAGCGGATCCTCAACAGCCACTGCTTCGCCcgagagaaagagggaaataaatcCAGCGCCCCCGTCCGCGCCGGCCGCGCCATGCCGCTCCTCAGCCTGCACAGCCGCGGCGGCCGCAGCAGCGAGAG AGTCCCCCTTGAGCGCTGTAGTAACCTGGGTCCAGGGCCTCGGTGGTGCTCC GATGCCCCTCACCCACCCCCGAAGATCCCAGGTGGGCGAGGGGACAGCCAGAGGGATCACAGTCTTTCAGCCAAGTTGTTTTACTCA GATAATCGGCTGAATGTCACAGAGGAACTAATGTCTAATGCCAAGACGAGGATTCTCACCgtccagtccaggctggcagaCAGCAAGGACGTCACCTGGAGAGTCGTGCTGAGCGGCAGCTGCCTCTACATCGAGATCCCGGGGGGCGCTCTGCCTGAGGGGAGCAAGGACAG CTTTGCAGTTCTGCTCGAGTTTGCCGAGGAGCAGCTCCACGTCGACCACGTCTTCATTTGCTTCCACAAGAACCGCGATGACAGAG CTGCCCTGCTCCGCACCTTCAGCTTCTTGGGCTTTGAGATTGTGAGACCTGGGCACCCCCTCGTCCCCAAGAGACCCGACGCTTGCTTCATGGCCTACACGTTCGAGAGGGACTCCTCGGCCGAGGAGGAGTAG
- the LINGO3 gene encoding leucine-rich repeat and immunoglobulin-like domain-containing nogo receptor-interacting protein 3 produces the protein MGLWLHILAMQLLLLPLAPLPTRGCPARCECSGLAHTVACARRRLTAVPEGIPAETRQLELSRNRIRCLNPGDLTALPLLEELDLSENAIAHVEPGAFGHLPRLRVLRLRGNQLKLIPPGVFTRLDQLTLLDLSENKLVILLDYTFQDLRSLRRLEVGDNDLVFISHRAFAGLLALEELTLERCNLTALSGESLGHLRGLGALRLRHLAIASLEEQNFQKLPGLLHLEIDNWPLLEDVAAGSLQGLNLSSLSVTHTNISAVPAAALRRHVHLTCLNLSYNPIRTVPRGSFRDLVRLRELHLAGAQLAVVEPQAFLGLRQIRLLNLSDNLLSTLEENTFHSVNTLETLRVDGNPLACDCRLLWIVQRRKTLNFDGRLPACATPAEVRGDALRVLPDSALFEYFVCRKPKIRERRLQRVAATAGEDVHFLCRAEGEPAPSVAWVMPGHRVVTAAAATAAHDDDGRARVLREGTLVVRDVRPQDSGTYTCVASNAGGNDTYFATLIVRPEPAANRTLGEGRNETQLAAARFPLDLTTILVSTAMGCVTFLGVVLFCFLLLFVWSRSRGQHKNHFSVEYSFRKVDGPAAAASQGGSRKFNMKMI, from the coding sequence ATGGGCCTCTGGCTGCACATCCTGGCcatgcagctgctgctgctgcccctgGCCCCGCTGCCCACCCGGGGCTGCCCGGCCCGCTGCGAGTGCTCCGGCCTGGCACACACGGTGGCCTGTGCCCGCCGCCGGCTGACCGCCGTGCCCGAGGGCATCCCGGCCGAGACGCGGCAGCTGGAGCTCAGCCGCAACCGCATCCGCTGCCTGAACCCGGGCGACCTGACCGCCCTGCCCCTGCTGGAGGAGCTGGACCTGAGCGAGAACGCCATCGCCCACGTGGAGCCCGGCGCCTTCGGCCACCTGCCCCGGCTGCGCGTCCTGAGGCTCCGCGGCAACCAGCTGAAGCTCATCCCGCCGGGCGTCTTCACGCGCCTGGACCAGCTGACGCTGCTGGACCTGAGCGAGAACAAGCTGGTCATCCTGCTGGATTACACCTTCCAGGACCTGCGCAGCCTGCGCCGCCTCGAGGTGGGCGACAACGACCTGGTGTTCATCTCCCACCGGGCCTTCGCCGGCCTGCTGGCGCTCGAGGAGCTCACCCTGGAGCGCTGCAACCTCACGGCGCTGTCCGGCGAGTCGCTGGGCCACCTGCGCGGCCTGGGCGCCCTGCGGCTGCGGCATCTGGCCATCGCCAGCCTGGAGGAGCAGAACTTCCAGAAGCTTCCGGGGCTGCTGCACCTGGAGATCGACAACTGGCCGCTGCTGGAGGACGTGGCCGCCGGCAGCCTGCAGGGCCTCAACCTGAGCTCGCTGTCCGTCACCCACACCAACATCAGCGCCGTGCCGGCCGCCGCCCTCCGCCGCCACGTGCACCTCACCTGCCTAAACCTGTCGTACAACCCCATCCGCACGGTGCCCCGCGGATCCTTCCGGGACCTGGTCCGGCTGCGCGAGCTGCACCTGGCCGGGGCCCAGCTGGCCGTGGTGGAGCCCCAGGCCTTCCTGGGCCTGCGTCAGATCCGCCTGCTGAACCTCTCCGACAACCTGCTGTCTACACTGGAGGAGAACACCTTCCACTCGGTCAACACGCTGGAGACGCTGCGGGTGGACGGCAACCCGCTGGCCTGCGACTGCCGTCTGCTGTGGATCGTGCAGCGCCGCAAGACGCTCAACTTCGACGGGCGCCTGCCGGCCTGCGCCACCCCGGCCGAGGTGCGTGGGGACGCCCTGCGCGTCCTGCCCGACTCCGCGCTCTTCGAGTACTTCGTGTGCCGCAAGCCCAAGATCCGCGAGCGCCGGCTGCAGCGGGTGGCGGCCACCGCGGGCGAGGACGTCCACTTCCTGTGCCGCGCCGAGGGCGAGCCGGCGCCCAGCGTGGCCTGGGTGATGCCCGGGCACCGCGTGGtgaccgccgccgccgccaccgcagCTCACGACGACGACGGCCGGGCACGCGTGCTGCGGGAGGGCACGCTGGTGGTCCGCGACGTGCGGCCGCAGGACAGCGGCACGTACACGTGCGTGGCCAGCAACGCCGGCGGCAACGACACCTACTTCGCCACGCTGATCGTGAGGCCCGAGCCGGCCGCCAACCGGACCCTGGGCGAGGGGCGCAACGAGACGCAGCTGGCGGCGGCCCGCTTCCCGCTGGACCTCACCACCATCCTGGTGTCCACGGCCATGGGCTGCGTCACCTTCCTGGGCGTCGTCCTCTTCTGCTTCCTCTTGCTTTTCGTCTGGAGCCGCAGCCGCGGGCAGCACAAGAACCACTTCTCCGTGGAGTACTCCTTCCGCAAGGTGGACGGGCCGGCCGCCGCCGCCAGCCAGGGGGGCTCCCGCAAGTTCAACATGAAGATGATCTGA
- the PEAK3 gene encoding protein PEAK3 produces the protein MSRPDPPTETLGPDDPTWSAQPTYSNLGEVRAHLLPSKACRPRTTGSLSTDPQPLPPPLPKKTLARAHSLPTHKTLVPSPAQAGQPQRPLLGSLSVDKSLVGGDEAGRTSPPAELTFSTPDAELGRFFHDLRSPEAVHTVLAARHLEGLCTIHARLRARFMGGRPGPCSPGHSFRLLDSSPCADGGDALYYRVVRVDGEAWHTLAAKVPKTEAEDPNPWGLELQASLAPHFNLQGLCGLLPQGALTAAPWRGSVALTVEVPERTAAQWLAEVGARRPAGFVRDAALLLLQLSAALQRLEARGAALAELRPENLLLAAPRGCTGAGPPRLLLADFGRVRPRAPGPPGPHAPQLGRLLRALLGPAPPLATPLAAGLERLAAQLPRARPSAAQTRGALQALLWGPGPELHGLGVPLGSWLQVRRALLTLHLAERAAGGEAPGLEDWLACEYLAEATEASLGRALALLWD, from the exons ATGAGCCGCCCCGACCCACCCACCGAGACCCTCGGGCCGGACGACCCCACCTGGTCAGCACAGCCCACCTATAGCAACCTCG GTGAGGTACGTGCCCACCTGCTGCCCTCCAAGGCCTGTCGCCCTCGGACCACTGGGTCCCTCTCGACCGACCCACAGCCCCTGCCCCCGCCCTTGCCCAAGAAGACCCTGGCCCGGGCCCATTCCCTGCCCACCCACAAGACCCTTGTTCCCAGCCCCGCGCAGGCAGGGCAGCCTCAGAGGCCCCTGCTGGGGTCCCTCAGTGTGGACAAGAGCCTGGTGGGCGGCGATGAGGCCGGCCGCACCAGTCCTCCTGCAGAGCTGACCTTCAGCACGCCCGATGCCGAGCTGGGCCGCTTCTTCCACGACCTGCGCAGCCCGGAGGCCGTGCACACCGTGCTCGCTGCCCGGCACCTGGAGGGCCTCTGCACCATCCATGCCCGGCTCCGCGCCCGCTTCATGGGGGGTCGCCCGGGGCCCTGCAGCCCGGGCCACAGTTTCCGCCTCCTGGACAGCTCACCCTGTGCAGACGGCGGGGATGCCCTCTACTACCGCGTGGTGCGCGTAGACGGGGAGGCCTGGCACACCTTGGCCGCTAAG GTGCCCAAGACGGAAGCCGAGGACCCCAATCCGTGGGGCCTGGAGCTGCAGGCCTCACTAGCCCCCCACTTCAACCTCCAGGGTCTGTGCGGCCTGCTGCCCCAGGGCGCGCTGACCGCGGCGCCCTGGCGGGGCTCGGTGGCGCTGACGGTCGAGGTGCCCGAGCGCACGGCGGCCCAATGGCTGGCGGAGGTCGGCGCGCGGCGGCCCGCGGGGTTCGTCCGGGACGCggccctgctgctgctgcagctgagcgCGGCCCTGCAGCGCCTGGAGGCGCGGGGCGCGGCCCTGGCCGAGCTGCGGCCCGAGAACCTGCTGCTGGCGGCGCCTAGGGGCTGCACGGGCGCCGGGCCCCCGCGCCTGCTGCTCGCCGACTTTGGCCGCGTCCGCCCGCGGGCCCCCGGGCCTCCGGGCCCCCACGCCCCGCAGCTGGGCCGCCTGCTCCGCGCGCTgctcggccccgccccgcccttgGCCACGCCCTTGGCCGCAGGCCTCGAGCGCCTGGCGGCCCAATTGCCCCGGGCGCGCCCTTCGGCGGCCCAGACGCGGGGCGCGCTGCAGGCACTGCTCTGGGGGCCCGGGCCTGAGCTGCACGGCCTCGGGGTGCCGCTGGGGTCCTGGCTGCAGGTGCGCCGCGCGCTGCTGACCCTGCACCTGGCGGAGCGGGCCGCGGGCGGGGAGGCGCCTGGCCTGGAGGACTGGCTGGCCTGCGAGTACCTGGCCGAGGCCACCGAGGCCTCCCTGGGCCGGGCCCTGGCACTGCTGTGGGACTGA
- the JSRP1 gene encoding junctional sarcoplasmic reticulum protein 1 yields the protein MARPTELSGWPHDSQEPEAESSPAPGVDTKPKKTEKEPQARRAPSPAKERLKAGATPRSVPARKKAQSAPPPSEWPPWGDVTLNKCLALASLLALLGSALQLCRDAVAGEEAIPALAPEPWVLPSAAPKERGQPPPPPAARAPPSGPPAPQVEAGERPEVARDREAAEKSKEATGQDDAPLADPGPKEKPPGRKWRKEARPRKERPGKEERPRREGRPRAAREPREVLPRSWEARQEGRRPWERDSGDPGRRKRRGSFPGRAVEEDRPLGRQKRRGGKGRDRAA from the exons ATGGCCAGGCCGACCGAACTCAGCGGCTGGCCCCAC GACTCCCAGGAGCCCGAAGCTGAGAGCAGCCCAGCGCCTGGTGTGGACACCAAaccaaagaagacagaaaaggagCCTCAGGCCAGGAGGGCCCCCAGcccggcaaaggagaggctgaaggCTGGAGCAA CCCCCCGGAGCGTCCCCGCGCGGAAGAAAGCGCAGAGCGCGCCGCCCCCGAGCGAGTGGCCGCCCTGGGGAGACGTGACGCTCAACAAGTGCCTGGCGCTGGCCTCGCTGCTGGCGCTGCTGGGCTCGGCCTTGCAGCTGTGCCGGG acGCGGTGGCTGGAGAGGAGGCCATCCCCGCGCTGGCCCCGGAGCCGTGGGTCCTGCCGAGCGCCGCCCCGAAGGAGCGAGGGCAGCCCCCG CCGCCGCCTGCGGCCCGGGCCCCCCCATCCGGGCCGCCAGCACCCCAGGTGGAGGCAGGGGAGAGGCCCGAGGTTGCCAGGGACAGAGAGGCCGCGGAGAAGTCCAAGGAGGCCACTGGGCAGGACGACGCACCCCTCGCCGACCCAGGGCCCAAGGAGAAGCCGCCGGGCCGCAAGTGGAGGAAGGAGGCGCGGCCACGGAAGGAGAGACCGGGGAAGGAGGAAAGGCCCCGGCGGGAGGGGAGGCCGCGGGCCGCCAGGGAGCCCCGAGAGGTCCTGCCTCGGAGCTGGGAGGCGCGCCAAGAGGGCCGCCGGCCGTGGGAGCGGGACTCCGGAGACCCGGGGCGCAGGAAGAGGCGGGGCAGCTTCCCAGGGCGCGCCGTCGAGGAGGACCGGCCTCTGGGCCGCCAGAAGCGCCGCGGGGGCAAAGGGCGGGACCGAGCGGCCTAA